The stretch of DNA GGTGATCGGCCCGCGGTGGCCCTGGAGTTCCAGCGAGGCGACGATATCCGCCATGGTCAGGCCGGTGCCGACGATCAGCACCGCGGCTTCGGGCGGGATGGCGGCCAGCGCCGCCGGCGCCCACGGATCGGCGACATAGCCGGGCGCGCCGTCGAGGGCGGCGAGGAGCGCCGGCGGGGCCGGCGGCGGATGGCTGGCGGCAAGGACGATGAGATCGGCCGTCACGATGTCGCCGCTGCCGAGCGTGATGCGATAGGTGCCGCCGGCCTCGGCGATCGCGAGCGCCCGGTCGCGGTGGTGGCGGAAGGCGATGTCGGGGCGGGCGGCCAGCGCTGCCGCCAGGGTTTCGCCGACATAGCGGCCGAACAATTCGCGGCGCGGGAAGACGCGGCCGTCCGGCAGGGCGGCATCGGCATCGACATCGGCCTGGCGTTGCAGCCAGCGGTCGAAATGGTCTTCCTGGTCGGGATAGACCGACATGCGCGTCGAGGGGACGTTGATGCGATGGGCCGGGTCGGCGGTGCCATAGGCGACGCCGCGGCCGAGGTCGGTGCGGGGCTCGACGATATCGATGGCGACGGGCCCCCGGGCCTTGCCGGCAAGCTGGGCGGCGAAGGCGGCGCCGGTGAAGCCGCCGCCGATCACGGCGACGCGGGGCGTTTGGAAATGGCTCATGTTACTCCGCCGCCTCGGCGCGGGCATCGTCGTGGGTGACGCCCAGCGACTGGTCGAGGGCGCGGCGCAGGCCGCGCTTCACCTGTTCGAAAGCCGCGGAGTCGCGGTCGCGCGGGCGGGCGAGGTCGATGTCGATCACGGTGTCGATGCGGCCGGGGCGCGGACGCAGCACGACCACCCGGTCGGCCAGGACCAGGGTTTCCTCGATGTCGTGGGTGACCAGGATCAGGGTCGGGCGGTGATAGGACCAGAGCGTGGCCAGATGGTCCTGCAAGCCGGCGCGGGTCAGGGCGTCGAGGGCGGAGAAGGGTTCGTCCAGCAGCAGCACCCGGGGATTGGCGATCAGCGAGCGGGCCAGCGAGACGCGCTGCGCCATGCCGCCGGACAATTCGCGCGGCCAGCGGTGGCCGGCGCCGGCCAGGCCGACGCGGGCCAGTTCCGCCTCGACCAGCCGGGCGCGCTCGGCCTTGGGCAGGTGGCGAAGGCCGAAGCCGACATTGTCCGCGACCCGGGCCCAGGGGAACAGGCGGGGTTCCTGGAAGACCACGCCCACCGCCTCATGCGGGCGGGTGATCGGCGTGCCGTCCAGGATGGCATCGCCGGCACTCGGCCGGTCCAGGCCGGCGACGAGGCGCAGCAAGGTGCTCTTGCCGCAGCCCGAGCCGCCGAGGACGGCGACGATCTCGCCCTCGGCGATCGAAAGGTCGATCCCCCGCAGCGCTTCGGTGCCGTCGGGATAGGTCTTGCCGAGGCCGGACAGGGTCAGCATTACGCAACTCCACCAAAAGCATCCTGCCAGCGCAGGAAGGGCGCGGTCACCGCCACCACCAGACCGTCCGTCAGCTTGCCGAGCAGGGCGAAGACGATGATGGCGGCCAGGATCTGGTCGGGCTTGCCCAATTGTTGCCCATCGACCAGCAGATAGCCAAGCCCCTCCGACGCCCCCATGATCTCGGCCGCGACCACGAACATCCAGCCGAGGCCGAGGCCGGTGCGCAGCGCCAGGATGGTGGCGGGCAAGATCGCCGGCAGCAGCACCCGGCCGACCAGTTCCAGCCCCTTCAGGCGGAACACGCGGCCGACTTCGACGATGCGGCGATCGACCGAGAGGATGGCGCCGGAGACGCCCAGATAGACCGGAAAGAGCACGCCGATGGCGATCAGCGCGATCTTCGATTCCTCGAAGATGCCGAGCCAGAGGATGAACAGCGGCACCCAGGCCAGCGACGGAATGGCGCGCAAGCCCTGCAACGAGGGATCGACCAAGTACCGGAACAGGCGGGAATAGCCGGCCGCGGCGCCGATTGCGATGCCGGCCGCCGCTCCCAGGGCGAAACCGGCCGCGACCCGGCCGAGGGTGGCGAGGACATGGGCCGACAATTCGCCGCTCGCCGCCAGGTCCCACAGGGTGGCGGCGATGCGGCTGGGCGGCGGCAGCAGCCGCCCGGAGGCGAGGCCGGCCGCCACCGCCGCCTCCCACCCCGCGCCGAGGAGGAGCGGCAGCGCCAGCGCCAGAACCCAGGGGGTTACGGCCAGGCGCCGGGGCGGGGCGGGAAGCGGCAGGTCGAGGCTGGCCATGGTCGCGGTCCTCAGCCGGCGGCGGTGTTGAAGTCCTCGACCAGCAGGGCGCCGGTCACGGCCTTTACGTCGACATCGGCCTTGACCACGCCCGCTTCCTGAAGGGCGAGGCCGGCGGCCAGGATGGTGTCGCGCTGGGCCTGGCCGATGCGGCTGTTCGAGAGGTCGGTGCGTTCGCCGAGCTGGCGGGCGATCACCGGCTCGGGCAGCTTGGCGACGGCGACCAGGGCCGCGGTCACTTCCGCCGGGTTGGCGATCGCATATTGCCGGGCCTTCTCGTAGACGGCGAGGACGCGGCGGACGATCGCCGGCTGTTCGGCGGCGAAGGTCTCCGGCGTGTTGAGGACACCATAGGTGTTCCAGTCGGGCTTGCGGAAGAACAGGGTGGCGCCGTCGTCGACCTCGGCCGCGGCCATGATCGGGTCGAGGCCGGCCCAGGCATCGACATCGCCGCGGATCAGCGCCGCCTTGCCGTCGCCGTGCTGGAGCAGGACGAGCTTCACGTCCGCTTCCTTGAGGCCGGCCTCGGCCAGCGCCCGGATCAGGAAGATATGGGGATCGGTGCCGCGGGTGACGGCGACCCGCTTGCCCTTGAGGTCGGCCGGCGCGGCGATGCCCGTGTCCTTGCGGGTGACGAGCGCGGTCCATTCCGGCTTGGAATAGACATAGACCGATTTCACCGGATTGCCGTTGATGCGGGCGATCAGGGCGGCGGCCCCGGCGGAGGAGCCGAAATGCAGCGAACCGGCATTGAGGAATTCCAGCGCCTTGTTGGAGCCGAGCGACTGCACCCAGCGGATGTTGGTGCCGTCGGCCTTGAATTCCTCTTCCAGCCAGCCCTTATCCTTGAGCAGGAGGCTGACCGGGTTATAGGTCGCGAAATCGATGCGGATCTCGTCCAGCCCGGCGGCGCGGGCGCCGCGGACGAAGGGAACGGCCAGGGCGCCGGCGGCGATCCCGGCGAGCAGCTGGCGGCGGTTGGCGTGAATGCGTTTGGTCATGGCGGCCCTCGATCGGCAATAGTCAGGTATTCGCGGGTTGTGCCCGCGTGGCGGTGTTTCGGTCATGGGATGGGGTGGGTTCCCCCCGGGGAGGGGGACCCGCCCGGATCAGCTACATCGCCGGCGGCGGAACGGCGCGGGCATGGTCACGACTGCGACGCCCGGCGGACTTCCTGCGGGCGGATATCGTTGGCGATGGTTTCGCCGAAGGGGCCGGTGTTGACGCCGGCGCTGCCGGTCGCCGGCGCATCATGGGCCAGCGGCAGCAGGGGGAACACCAGTTCGGCGAAACGATAGGCTTCCTCGAGGTGCGGGTAGCCGGAGAGGACGAAACTGTCGATGCCGATCGCCATATATTCCTTGATGCGCGCGGCCACGGTTTCCGGATCGCCGACCAGGGCGGTGCCGGCGCCGCCGCGCACCAGGCCGACCCCGGCCCAGAGGTTGGGGCTGACTTCGAGCTTGTCGCGCTGGCCGCCGTGCAGCGCCGACATGCGGCGCTGGCCTTCGGAATCCATGCGCGAGAAAATCTTCTGGGCCGAGGCGATGGTGGCTTCGTCGACATGGGAAATCAGCTGGTCCGCCGCCGCCCAGGCTTCCGCCGTGGTTTCGCGCACGATGACGTGGAGGCGGATGCCGAAGCTGACCTTGCGCCCCTCGGCATCGGCCAGCGCCTTCACCGTGCTGATCTTTTCCGCGACGGCGGCGGGCGGTTCGCCCCAGGTCAGATATTTGTCGACGGTTTCCGCCGCCACCTGGTTGGCCTCGGGCGAGGAGCCGCCGAAATAGAGCGGGGGACCGCCGGCCTGGACCGGCGGGAACAGGAGCTGCGCCCCTTCGACCTGGATGTGCTTGCCGTGGAAATCCACCGTCTCGCCCGCCAGCAGGCGCTTGTAGACGTTCAGGAATTCGCGCGTCACTTCATAGCGTTCGGCATGGGACAGGAAAATGCCGTCGCCCTTGTTCTCGACCGGGTCGCCGCCGGTCACCACATTGATCAGGGCGCGGCCGCTGGACAGGCGGTCCAGCGTCGCGGTCATGCGGGCGGCCAGGGTCGGCGGCTGCAGCCCGGGACGGACGGCGACCAGATAGCGCAGGCGCTTCGTCACCGGCACCATGGCAGAGGCGACCAGCCAGCTGTCCTCGCAGCTCTTGCCGGTGGGGATCAGGACGCCGTAATAGCCGAGCCGGTCCGCCGCCTGGGCGATCTGGGTCAGATAGTCGAGATCGACGGCCCGCCCACCCTTGCCGGTGCCAAGGTAGCGGCCGTCGCCATGGGTCGGCAGGAACCAGAAGACGTTGGCCTGGTCCTGGGGTGCGACCTTACTCATTTATACAATCTCCCCACGGGAATTGCAGAATATTTCCGTTGTCCATAGTTGTTTCACAATTTGGTGTGAATCAAGATCTTGGAATACATATTTATTGTGTTGATTATGGGCAAGGGAATGCCCCGGCCGGAGCCGGGGCAGGGCCTTACTTCGGGGTTTCGACCTTCACCCCCTCGGACCCGATCTCGATCGAGAGGGTGTTCTGGTCCTTCTCGTAGGTCTTATAGGCAAAGAAGCCGCCGACGCCGGCGAGCACGATGATGATGCCGATCAGGACACCGCGGGACATGCCGCTCTCCTCTTTTGTTGTGACCATGAAGAGAATACGGCGAAGCGGCCCGGGTTCCAGCCGTCTCAGACGACGGCGTAATGGACCTCTGTCGGGGCCATGCCGTTCACCGGCGTGATGTCCATGGGGCAGGCGGACATGACGGCGATACAGTCCATCTCGGCCCTGAAGGCGACATGGTCGCCGGGCCGCGAGACGGGGGCGACGAAGGCGAGGCTGCCGTCGGGCCCGACCGGCACATTCATGAACAGGTTGAAGGGGGCGGGGCATTCCGGCGCCTCCGCCCCGGCGCGGCGCAGGGCGTCGAACAGATTGTCGGTGCAATTGTCGTGGGGGCCGGTGCAGCCCAATTCCCGGTAGCGATGGCTGTCGCAGGCGGCGATCACCGTATCGTGGATGCCGGGCGAGGTATCCTCGACGAAGGCGAGGATGGGGCGGCGCCGGTTGGTGACCAGAAGATCGCCGGGCCGCGGGATCAGGCGCAGCAGGCGGGTGTGGCAATGTTCCATGGACATGAATTCGCGCGGGTCGGCCTCGGCGAAGGCCCAGAAATCGACCACCTGGTTGCCGTGGGTATTGATCACCTTCAGCACCTCGCCGCGCTTCAGCCGCACCGCCAGGCCCTGCCGGGCCGGAACCACGCCTGCGATCATCGCCGCCCTCCCATCCGTTGCCGGAAAAGGCTAGGCGAGGGCGGGGCGCGGTGCTTTCCGAAGTTTCAAAGCGTGGTTTTACACCATCAGCGCCGCTGGTCGCCGAAGAAGGACCAGAGCAGGCTGCCGGTATCGACATCCATGTTGACCCCGCCGAGCATGCGCCCGAGCACCGGGCCGAGGGCGAGGCCCGGCGTCACATGCCCGCCGTTGTGGACGATGTATTGGACGGCGCTGCGCGCGCCCGGGCAGGGGTGGGTCTTGCGCTCGACCCAGGAACCGTCGCCGGGGTCGAGGTCGGGCAGGCGGTCGCGCAGCGTTTCGCGGGCGCAGCCGGCCCGGGCGGCGAAGAACAGGAAGGTCTCGTCCGCCGACAGCAGGGCCGGCTGTTCCTCGCCCCGGCGGACCGTTCCCGCCGGCTGGCCGGCGAAGGGGATGACGGAATCGCTGGTGCCGTTCAGCGACAGCCAGGGCGTGGGCGCGGCCTTGCAGGCACCGACCGCGGCCGCCGGCAGGTTCGAGATCAGATTGGCGCCGGCCTTCAACTGGAAGCGGCCGGAACAGGCGAAAGCCATGGCCATGAAGCCGCCGTTGGAAACCCCGGCCATGAACACGGTCCGGGGATCGCCGCCGTCGCGGCGGGCGACGTCGTCGATCACGGCAAGCAGAAAGCCGATGTCGTCCGCCGTCGAGGGCGGCCCGGCGGCGATGGTGGCGCCCCGGCCGTCGTTCCAGTGGCGGTCGAGACCGTTGGGGGCGACCAGGATGAAGCCCTCGCGCCGGGCGATGGTCGCGAGGCTGGTCTGCTTCCAGATCTGCCGCGCCTCCTGGGTGCCGCCGTGCAGGAGGATGACCACGGGCCGGGGGCCCCGGCCGGGCAGGGGCTGGACCAGATAGTCGCGGGGGCCATCCGCCGTCGCCAGGGTGCGGCGGGTGGCTTCGGCGGGGTCGCCCTTGTCGGGGAAATCGCCGGCCCGGGCCGGCAGCGCCAGCCCGATCAGGAAAAGAACGAGGCTGGCGATGCGCATGGGGTCCCTACCGCGGATCGAAGCTGTTCTGGCCGCCGTCGCTCGTCACCTTGCCCTTGCGGCCGATCGCCTCGCCGTCGAGCAGCAGGTCGAAGACATCGGCGTCGGCGGGCGTATTGGCGACGAAACGGCTGCCGTCCCCGAGCCGGCCGATGACGATGCCCATGAAGGGTTCGCCGTCGCGGCCATGGACGACGGTATAGGTCTCAATGCGCGCATCGCCCGCCGGTTCCAGGGCCAGGGCCGGTTTCGGCTCGGCGTCGATCTCGGCCTGATAGAGGTCGGGGGGCTTGCGGGCGAAGGGCCGCGCCGGCGCCGCGGTCGAATAGATGCCGGCGGCATGTTTGGTCACATACCAGCCGTTGGCGGTGACCAGCCCGAAGGTGCCCGGATCGGCGCGCAGCCGCCGCGCCATTTCCGCGATCGAATGCATGACGTAATTGTTCCCGGGCCCGCCGAAATAGGGCAGGCCGCCGGTCACCGTCAGGGGGATTTCGTCGACCTCCGGCAGGGCCAATTCCTGCTTGGCGATCTGCACCGCCGAGGGGAAGCAGGAATAAATGTCGAAATAGGCCATGTCGGCCACGGTCTTGCCGGCCATGGCGAAAGCCTCGCGGCCCATGGTGCGGATCGCCGGGCTGGAGTGGTAGTTCACCCGCTCCAGCACGTACCAATGGTCCTTGGCGTCGGCGCAGCCGTGGAGATAAACCCAGTTCTCGCGCGGGACGCCCAGGCGCTTCGCCTCGGCGACGGAAGCCATGAGCACGGCGGCCGACTGGTCGACCTCGATGATGGCATTGACCAGCTTGGTATAGGGATAGCCGACGAAGCGGTTCCGGGCGCCCGGCGTTACCAGTTCCTCGGCCGTGCGTTCGATCGGGAACCAGGCATTGGGGTTGGCGGCGGCGACCTTGGTGAAGGGGGCGAAGAGATCGCCGATCTTCTTCAGATGCGCCTTCAGGCTGCGGCCGCGCTTGGCGCGCAGCGCATTCTCGAACAGCGGATAGACATTGACCGGCGGAAACAGGCCGTGGGCCAGTTCGACCGGCAGGGAACCGTTGCGGTCTTCCTCGGTCAGGGTGATGGCGCTGAAGGGAGTGTCGATGCCCTGCTTCTGGGCGCGGGTGATGGTCGACAGCACCTCGGCCCCGGCGAGAAGGGCGAGACGGGTCTCGCCCCGGGCGATCTTTTCCGCCGTCTCGTTCACCAGCATCTGGGGCGAATTGCCGCCGACCGCGGTATGCACCCTATCCACCGGATGGGCGCCGAGCGTCTCCGCCAGCAGGGCGACCGGATCGGCGTAATTGCCCGACATGAAGCGCACCACCGCCAGCCGGTCGATCCGGCCGAGGCCGGCGGCGCCGATGCCCGCGTCCTCGGCGGCGAGACGGGCGGCATCGCGCATCATCTCGATCGGGCCGCGGGCCTCGCGCGGGTCCACGTCCTTCTGGGTGACCTGGCCGACGCCGATCAGGACGGGTGTGGTTTCATCGGACATGGCGGCTCCCCTCGATATTCTTCTGATTACTTCAGTTCGGAGATCGGGGCGGCGGTGCGGTCGTAGCCGGCCTCCGCCCCGATGACCAGGAACTGGCCGTCCTCGCGGTCCTCGATCCAGGGCTCGACCCGGACCGGGGGCTTTCCGGCGGCACGGGCGACGGCACCGGCGGCATCACCGTCGCGGGTGAGCACGGACAGGTTCATGCGCGTCGGGAAGATCACCGAGCGCTTGCCGGCGATCGCCTCGGCGATTGCGTCGTCCGGGCGGATCCAGATGCTGTCCACCGTCTCGCCGCCGTCGTGCAGGGCCAGTTGGTCGGCCGGCGCCACCGCCAGGAAGAAATGGGTATCGAAGCGTTTCGGCATGAAGCCGGGCGTCACCCAATGGGAATAATGGGTGAGGCGGTCGAGGGCGAGGGTCAGGTCCTCGGCCGCGACGACGTCGAGAATGCCGATGCTGCCCTTGGCCAGCGGCTCGCGCCAGCGCGCCTCGATCGCGGTCAGGCGCTCGGCGTCGACCAGTGCGTCCGAGCCTGCGGGCCGGGCCAGGAGAATGCCGCATTCCTCGAAGGATTCGCGGATGGCGGCGATGGCGAAGGGGATCAGGTCGTCGCGGAGGGCCGGGGCCGGGGCAAGGCGGGGGCGCAGGTCCGGGGCGTAATCCCGGGCATCCACCTTGCCGCCGGGGAAGACCAGGGCACCGCCGGCGAAATCGATCTGGTAGTGGCGCTGGACCATGAAGACTTCGAGCCCGCCCGCGCCGTCGCGCAGCAGAAGGACGGTGGCGGCCGGCAGCAGGCGGGCTTCACTCATGGTCTTACCCCTTGATCACGGCTTTGCCGTTGTTGATGGCGATCACGTCGCGCTCGACGATGCGGGTGCGGAAGGAGACCACGTCGCCGTCGCGCCACATCTGGGTTTCCAGCGTCTCGCCCGGGAACACGGGGGCGGAGAAGCGGGCGTTGAATTCGACGATGCGGGTCGGGTCGAAGTCGCAGTAGGCCTCGACCACCGCGCGGCAGGCGTTGCCGTAGGTGCAGAGCCCGTGCAGGATCGGCCGCGGGAAGCCCGCCATCTGGGCGAAGTTCGGATCGGCGTGCAGGGGGTTGCGGTCGCCCGACAGGCGGTAGATCAGGGCCTGGGATTCCAGGGTCCGGTAGGCGATGGCCTTTTCCACGTCCCGCTCGGGCAGCTTGTGCGGTTCCGGCCCGCCGCCGGCCGGGCCGCCGAAGCCGCCGTCGCCGCGGGCGAAGATGGTCATGCCGACGGTGATCAGCAATTGGCCGGTCGCCTGGTCGCGGATCTCGGTATCGGCGAGCAGCAGCGCGCCCTTGCCGGCGCCCTTGTCGTAACAGCCGGTGACCTTGCCCCGGCATTCGATGGTGCCTTCGCTGGGCAGGGGGGCGTGGACCTTCAGGCGTTCCTCGCCGTGCACCACCATGATGAAGTTGACGCCGGATTTCGCCAGCAGCGTATTGTCCCAGGCGACCACGGTCGCCTGCGTCGGCAGGACCTTCAGGCCGTTCTCATAGACGAAGGGCAGTTCGTTCGGGTTCAGCGGATCGAGGCCGAGACCGAGGCCAAGGGCATAGAGCATGGTCTCGCGGTCGGTATAGGTCACGGTCCAGGGGCCGGACTCCAGCTTCATGATCTCGTCGTAGTTGATGGCCATGGCTCTCTCTCCTCGGGCTTTTGCCGTTTATTGTGTCAACAGGGCGCCGGTGCGATGCGCCAGCGGCAGGGGGCCGGCGACCTTGGCCGCGGGCAGGCCGG from Zavarzinia compransoris encodes:
- a CDS encoding DUF1989 domain-containing protein, which produces MIAGVVPARQGLAVRLKRGEVLKVINTHGNQVVDFWAFAEADPREFMSMEHCHTRLLRLIPRPGDLLVTNRRRPILAFVEDTSPGIHDTVIAACDSHRYRELGCTGPHDNCTDNLFDALRRAGAEAPECPAPFNLFMNVPVGPDGSLAFVAPVSRPGDHVAFRAEMDCIAVMSACPMDITPVNGMAPTEVHYAVV
- a CDS encoding aliphatic sulfonate ABC transporter substrate-binding protein, whose amino-acid sequence is MTKRIHANRRQLLAGIAAGALAVPFVRGARAAGLDEIRIDFATYNPVSLLLKDKGWLEEEFKADGTNIRWVQSLGSNKALEFLNAGSLHFGSSAGAAALIARINGNPVKSVYVYSKPEWTALVTRKDTGIAAPADLKGKRVAVTRGTDPHIFLIRALAEAGLKEADVKLVLLQHGDGKAALIRGDVDAWAGLDPIMAAAEVDDGATLFFRKPDWNTYGVLNTPETFAAEQPAIVRRVLAVYEKARQYAIANPAEVTAALVAVAKLPEPVIARQLGERTDLSNSRIGQAQRDTILAAGLALQEAGVVKADVDVKAVTGALLVEDFNTAAG
- a CDS encoding acetyl-CoA acetyltransferase, with translation MSDETTPVLIGVGQVTQKDVDPREARGPIEMMRDAARLAAEDAGIGAAGLGRIDRLAVVRFMSGNYADPVALLAETLGAHPVDRVHTAVGGNSPQMLVNETAEKIARGETRLALLAGAEVLSTITRAQKQGIDTPFSAITLTEEDRNGSLPVELAHGLFPPVNVYPLFENALRAKRGRSLKAHLKKIGDLFAPFTKVAAANPNAWFPIERTAEELVTPGARNRFVGYPYTKLVNAIIEVDQSAAVLMASVAEAKRLGVPRENWVYLHGCADAKDHWYVLERVNYHSSPAIRTMGREAFAMAGKTVADMAYFDIYSCFPSAVQIAKQELALPEVDEIPLTVTGGLPYFGGPGNNYVMHSIAEMARRLRADPGTFGLVTANGWYVTKHAAGIYSTAAPARPFARKPPDLYQAEIDAEPKPALALEPAGDARIETYTVVHGRDGEPFMGIVIGRLGDGSRFVANTPADADVFDLLLDGEAIGRKGKVTSDGGQNSFDPR
- a CDS encoding ABC transporter ATP-binding protein; protein product: MLTLSGLGKTYPDGTEALRGIDLSIAEGEIVAVLGGSGCGKSTLLRLVAGLDRPSAGDAILDGTPITRPHEAVGVVFQEPRLFPWARVADNVGFGLRHLPKAERARLVEAELARVGLAGAGHRWPRELSGGMAQRVSLARSLIANPRVLLLDEPFSALDALTRAGLQDHLATLWSYHRPTLILVTHDIEETLVLADRVVVLRPRPGRIDTVIDIDLARPRDRDSAAFEQVKRGLRRALDQSLGVTHDDARAEAAE
- a CDS encoding ABC transporter permease, with the protein product MASLDLPLPAPPRRLAVTPWVLALALPLLLGAGWEAAVAAGLASGRLLPPPSRIAATLWDLAASGELSAHVLATLGRVAAGFALGAAAGIAIGAAAGYSRLFRYLVDPSLQGLRAIPSLAWVPLFILWLGIFEESKIALIAIGVLFPVYLGVSGAILSVDRRIVEVGRVFRLKGLELVGRVLLPAILPATILALRTGLGLGWMFVVAAEIMGASEGLGYLLVDGQQLGKPDQILAAIIVFALLGKLTDGLVVAVTAPFLRWQDAFGGVA
- a CDS encoding alpha/beta hydrolase family esterase — its product is MRIASLVLFLIGLALPARAGDFPDKGDPAEATRRTLATADGPRDYLVQPLPGRGPRPVVILLHGGTQEARQIWKQTSLATIARREGFILVAPNGLDRHWNDGRGATIAAGPPSTADDIGFLLAVIDDVARRDGGDPRTVFMAGVSNGGFMAMAFACSGRFQLKAGANLISNLPAAAVGACKAAPTPWLSLNGTSDSVIPFAGQPAGTVRRGEEQPALLSADETFLFFAARAGCARETLRDRLPDLDPGDGSWVERKTHPCPGARSAVQYIVHNGGHVTPGLALGPVLGRMLGGVNMDVDTGSLLWSFFGDQRR
- a CDS encoding MaoC family dehydratase, encoding MAINYDEIMKLESGPWTVTYTDRETMLYALGLGLGLDPLNPNELPFVYENGLKVLPTQATVVAWDNTLLAKSGVNFIMVVHGEERLKVHAPLPSEGTIECRGKVTGCYDKGAGKGALLLADTEIRDQATGQLLITVGMTIFARGDGGFGGPAGGGPEPHKLPERDVEKAIAYRTLESQALIYRLSGDRNPLHADPNFAQMAGFPRPILHGLCTYGNACRAVVEAYCDFDPTRIVEFNARFSAPVFPGETLETQMWRDGDVVSFRTRIVERDVIAINNGKAVIKG
- a CDS encoding NUDIX domain-containing protein: MSEARLLPAATVLLLRDGAGGLEVFMVQRHYQIDFAGGALVFPGGKVDARDYAPDLRPRLAPAPALRDDLIPFAIAAIRESFEECGILLARPAGSDALVDAERLTAIEARWREPLAKGSIGILDVVAAEDLTLALDRLTHYSHWVTPGFMPKRFDTHFFLAVAPADQLALHDGGETVDSIWIRPDDAIAEAIAGKRSVIFPTRMNLSVLTRDGDAAGAVARAAGKPPVRVEPWIEDREDGQFLVIGAEAGYDRTAAPISELK
- the ssuD gene encoding FMNH2-dependent alkanesulfonate monooxygenase; this translates as MSKVAPQDQANVFWFLPTHGDGRYLGTGKGGRAVDLDYLTQIAQAADRLGYYGVLIPTGKSCEDSWLVASAMVPVTKRLRYLVAVRPGLQPPTLAARMTATLDRLSSGRALINVVTGGDPVENKGDGIFLSHAERYEVTREFLNVYKRLLAGETVDFHGKHIQVEGAQLLFPPVQAGGPPLYFGGSSPEANQVAAETVDKYLTWGEPPAAVAEKISTVKALADAEGRKVSFGIRLHVIVRETTAEAWAAADQLISHVDEATIASAQKIFSRMDSEGQRRMSALHGGQRDKLEVSPNLWAGVGLVRGGAGTALVGDPETVAARIKEYMAIGIDSFVLSGYPHLEEAYRFAELVFPLLPLAHDAPATGSAGVNTGPFGETIANDIRPQEVRRASQS